The proteins below come from a single Rhodococcus sp. WMMA185 genomic window:
- a CDS encoding sodium-dependent transporter has translation MERQREAWSGRSVFILAAIGSAVGLGNIWRFPATAYENGGGAFIIPYLFALLTAGIPFLFLDYALGHKFRGSPPLAFRRLHKRAETIGWWQVGIAFVIGTYYAVIVAWAIRYFFFSFNEAWGDDPANFFSNDFLNQNSEANVAFDFVPGVAFPLVVVWVLTLAVLIFGVQKGIGATARLFVPLLIVLFAILVVRALFLEGSAAGLDAFFRPNWSTLSDPTVWIAAYGQIFFSLSIAFGIMLTYSSYLGRKTDLTRSGLVVAFSNSSFEILAGIGVFATLGYMANISGVAVNEVVSDGIGLAFIAFPAIISSMPGGPLFGILFFGALVLAGFTSMISIVQVVVAAIEDKFDIGRVPAVLGVGGVSAVISMLLFPTVTGLNVLDVVDNFANNIGLVAAALVAIVVIAWVLRRLTSLEDHLNSLSSFKLGFAWRLFIGVITPAALAYMLIDETIERIQDGYGNLPGGLVNTFGWGAQILVIVLAVLLANVRWRRTHNPENFEPTKAGTRV, from the coding sequence GTGGAACGTCAACGTGAGGCGTGGTCGGGACGGAGCGTGTTCATCCTGGCCGCGATCGGCTCCGCCGTCGGCCTGGGCAACATCTGGCGGTTCCCGGCCACCGCCTACGAGAACGGCGGCGGCGCCTTCATCATCCCGTACCTCTTCGCGTTGCTGACGGCGGGAATTCCGTTCCTGTTCCTCGACTACGCCCTCGGCCACAAGTTCCGGGGCTCGCCGCCGCTGGCGTTCCGCAGGCTGCACAAGCGTGCCGAAACCATCGGCTGGTGGCAGGTCGGTATCGCCTTCGTAATCGGTACGTACTACGCGGTGATCGTCGCGTGGGCGATCCGGTACTTCTTCTTCTCGTTCAACGAGGCGTGGGGCGACGACCCTGCAAACTTCTTCTCCAACGACTTCCTGAATCAGAACAGCGAGGCGAACGTCGCATTCGACTTCGTCCCCGGCGTCGCATTTCCACTGGTGGTGGTGTGGGTTCTGACGCTCGCGGTGCTCATATTCGGTGTACAGAAGGGCATCGGTGCGACAGCACGGCTGTTCGTCCCGTTGCTGATCGTCCTGTTCGCGATCCTGGTCGTGCGTGCACTCTTCCTCGAAGGGTCGGCCGCAGGGCTCGACGCCTTCTTCCGGCCGAACTGGTCCACACTGAGCGACCCGACCGTGTGGATCGCCGCGTACGGTCAGATCTTCTTCTCGTTGTCCATCGCCTTCGGCATCATGCTCACGTATTCCTCCTATCTGGGACGTAAGACGGATCTCACCCGGTCCGGGCTCGTGGTGGCCTTCTCGAACAGCAGTTTCGAGATCCTCGCCGGGATCGGTGTCTTCGCGACACTCGGCTACATGGCCAACATCTCGGGGGTCGCCGTCAACGAGGTGGTCAGCGATGGAATCGGACTCGCGTTCATCGCGTTCCCGGCGATCATCTCATCCATGCCTGGCGGTCCCCTGTTCGGGATCCTGTTCTTCGGAGCCCTGGTACTCGCCGGTTTCACGTCGATGATCAGCATCGTCCAAGTCGTCGTCGCCGCCATCGAGGACAAGTTCGACATCGGTCGCGTACCGGCCGTCCTCGGCGTGGGTGGGGTCTCGGCAGTGATATCGATGCTGCTCTTCCCGACCGTTACCGGGTTGAACGTGCTTGATGTGGTCGACAACTTCGCCAACAACATAGGGCTCGTCGCAGCGGCACTGGTCGCCATCGTGGTGATCGCCTGGGTGCTGCGGCGCCTGACCAGCCTCGAAGATCACCTCAACTCGTTGTCGTCGTTCAAGCTCGGCTTCGCGTGGCGCTTGTTCATCGGCGTCATCACCCCCGCCGCGCTGGCGTACATGTTGATCGACGAGACGATCGAACGCATACAGGACGGGTACGGGAATCTGCCCGGCGGCCTCGTCAATACGTTCGGTTGGGGTGCGCAGATCCTGGTGATCGTCCTTGCAGTGCTGTTGGCAAATGTCCGGTGGCGGCGCACGCACAATCCCGAAAACTTCGAACCGACGAAGGCTGGTACAAGAGTATGA
- a CDS encoding methionine/alanine import family NSS transporter small subunit: MSMSAIVMMLIALTLIWGGLAASLTGLRHHPDEE, from the coding sequence ATGAGCATGTCTGCGATCGTGATGATGCTGATTGCCCTCACGTTGATATGGGGCGGCTTGGCGGCGAGCCTGACGGGCCTGCGCCATCACCCCGACGAAGAATAG
- a CDS encoding HelD family protein — protein sequence MLYTRLDGLRRYTATRLSRVLLESGGTPQARSERESFNQLYTEDLAKYDAAENGLCFGRIDLDGEHRYIGRLGILDEENDYETMLLDWRAPLARPFYLATPAAPDGVSRRRHIRTRSRRVTAIHDEYLDLEAAEAAGAVTGSDGVAGESALLAALNAARTGQMNDIVETIQGEQDAIIRSEHKSVLVVQGGPGTGKTAVALHRAAYLLYTYRQQLAKAGVLIIGPNATFLDYISQVLPSLGETGVLLSTIGDLYPGVQATVQDSLESGEIKGSLDMLDVLKKAVRDRQEVPSRPVELTFDTYPITLDRKVVTRARGRARSSRRPHNLARPIFVSAVIEALAQQLADTLGANVVDGGNLLSADDIADMRDEMREDPEIMGAINALWPELSPQQVLTELYASPKRLADATPKLPESRRALLLRPHTQGFSAADAPLLDELAELLGVDDTAERERARRQWRAQIADAQGALDILTGSAPQDLEDELDPEILMAYDLVDASQLARRHDVGRHQTTAERAAGDRTWTYGHVIVDEAQELSEMAWRMLMRRIPNRWMTLVGDTAQTGDPAGTSSWQRILEPYVANRWKLTELTVNYRTPAEIMTPAQRLLTEIDPEQTAPRSIRESGSPPWALLVSSNEMADTLRACVSRETGPGTTAVIAGHDLVAALSDLASDNVSVLTVRDIKGLEFDSVLIAEPQDILEESPRGINDLYVALTRATQRLGVVHARPLPEVLSDLVSAEVAVQP from the coding sequence ATGCTCTACACACGACTGGACGGACTTCGCCGTTACACGGCGACCCGCCTGAGCCGCGTACTGCTCGAAAGCGGCGGGACCCCGCAGGCCCGGAGTGAGCGAGAGTCCTTCAATCAGCTCTACACCGAAGACCTCGCCAAGTACGACGCCGCCGAGAACGGGCTCTGCTTCGGGCGCATCGACCTCGACGGCGAACACCGCTACATCGGGCGTCTCGGCATTCTCGACGAGGAAAACGACTACGAGACAATGCTTCTCGATTGGCGCGCACCACTTGCCCGCCCGTTCTACCTCGCCACACCCGCGGCTCCGGATGGCGTCTCGCGTCGACGGCATATTCGGACCCGAAGCCGCCGCGTGACGGCCATCCATGATGAGTACCTGGACCTGGAAGCCGCCGAAGCTGCCGGCGCAGTCACCGGTTCGGACGGTGTTGCGGGCGAAAGCGCACTGCTCGCAGCCTTGAACGCCGCGCGAACGGGTCAGATGAACGACATCGTCGAGACGATCCAAGGTGAGCAAGACGCCATCATTCGGTCCGAGCACAAGAGCGTGCTGGTGGTCCAGGGTGGTCCCGGAACCGGGAAGACCGCAGTCGCTCTACACCGCGCCGCGTACCTCCTCTACACCTACCGTCAGCAACTGGCGAAGGCCGGGGTCCTCATCATCGGCCCGAATGCGACGTTCCTGGACTACATCAGCCAGGTACTCCCGTCGCTCGGCGAGACGGGTGTGCTGCTGTCGACTATCGGCGACCTGTACCCCGGCGTTCAAGCCACCGTGCAGGACAGCCTCGAGTCCGGCGAGATCAAGGGCTCTCTCGACATGTTGGACGTTCTGAAGAAGGCGGTCCGGGATCGACAGGAAGTACCGTCGCGACCCGTCGAGTTGACGTTCGACACCTACCCGATCACCCTCGACCGCAAGGTCGTCACGCGCGCCCGTGGCCGGGCGCGATCGTCTCGGCGCCCCCATAACCTTGCCCGACCGATCTTTGTCTCGGCGGTCATCGAAGCGCTGGCCCAGCAACTCGCAGACACCCTGGGCGCCAACGTCGTCGATGGCGGAAATCTGCTGAGTGCAGACGATATCGCCGACATGCGGGATGAGATGCGCGAGGACCCGGAGATCATGGGGGCGATCAACGCTCTCTGGCCCGAACTGTCGCCGCAGCAGGTTCTCACCGAGTTGTACGCTTCACCGAAGCGCCTGGCCGACGCCACACCGAAGTTGCCCGAGTCTCGCCGCGCCTTGCTGCTACGCCCGCACACTCAGGGGTTCAGCGCCGCCGATGCTCCCCTCCTCGACGAACTCGCCGAACTGCTCGGCGTCGACGACACCGCCGAACGCGAACGTGCCCGTCGGCAATGGAGAGCACAGATCGCCGACGCACAAGGCGCACTCGACATCCTGACCGGTTCGGCGCCGCAGGACCTCGAGGACGAGTTGGATCCCGAGATCCTCATGGCCTACGACCTTGTCGACGCCAGTCAATTGGCGAGGCGGCACGACGTGGGGCGGCACCAAACCACGGCGGAACGTGCGGCCGGCGACCGCACGTGGACCTACGGTCACGTCATCGTCGACGAGGCTCAGGAGCTCTCGGAAATGGCCTGGCGAATGCTGATGCGTCGCATACCGAATCGCTGGATGACCCTTGTCGGGGATACGGCGCAGACCGGCGATCCCGCAGGCACGTCCTCATGGCAGAGAATTCTCGAGCCGTACGTGGCGAACCGCTGGAAGCTGACCGAACTTACAGTCAACTACCGCACGCCTGCTGAGATCATGACCCCGGCGCAGCGGCTACTCACCGAGATCGACCCCGAACAGACGGCGCCCCGGTCGATTCGCGAGTCCGGCTCCCCACCGTGGGCCCTGCTGGTCTCGTCGAACGAGATGGCAGACACGCTGCGCGCGTGCGTGTCTCGCGAAACCGGCCCGGGTACGACTGCGGTGATCGCCGGCCACGACCTTGTAGCCGCTCTCTCGGATCTGGCTTCGGACAACGTCAGCGTCCTCACGGTGCGAGATATCAAGGGACTGGAGTTCGACTCGGTGCTCATTGCCGAACCCCAGGACATTCTCGAGGAGTCGCCACGCGGGATTAACGACCTGTACGTCGCGCTGACACGCGCCACCCAGCGCCTCGGCGTGGTGCATGCCCGACCACTGCCCGAGGTGTTGTCCGACCTGGTGTCGGCAGAAGTCGCAGTGCAGCCGTGA
- a CDS encoding universal stress protein, translating to MSAYQTVVVGTDGSESSFLAVEKAAAIARDAGAELIIACAYHPTDPKDLGQAADALGDEAYQIMGSTPTYEILRTARERAHAVGAKEVTERAVVGGPVESLLKLVDEVEAGLLVVGNRGLNTLTGRLLGSVPSDAARKSTSDVLIVHTVR from the coding sequence ATGAGCGCCTACCAGACCGTAGTAGTTGGAACCGATGGCTCCGAGTCATCGTTTCTGGCCGTCGAGAAGGCCGCTGCCATCGCACGTGACGCCGGTGCCGAATTGATCATCGCGTGCGCCTACCATCCGACCGACCCCAAGGACCTCGGGCAGGCAGCCGACGCACTCGGTGACGAGGCCTATCAGATCATGGGTTCGACACCGACATATGAAATCCTGCGCACGGCAAGGGAGCGCGCACATGCCGTAGGTGCAAAGGAGGTTACGGAACGTGCGGTCGTCGGTGGCCCGGTGGAGTCCTTGTTGAAGCTGGTCGACGAGGTGGAAGCAGGACTGTTGGTAGTCGGTAACCGGGGACTCAACACTCTCACCGGCCGGCTCCTGGGATCGGTTCCTTCTGATGCGGCCCGCAAGTCCACATCAGACGTCCTGATTGTCCATACCGTTCGGTAA
- a CDS encoding FAD-dependent oxidoreductase, giving the protein MRVAVVGGGVIGLATTYYLLQSNHTVRCFEKNQPMSERSLGSSRIFRLAHQDPELVAIASKSRALFAQWEMRGGPIVSDCGTVISDEELEPWVSSMAAAGAKYEIASSSSTNTLRLPTRKLPSHALLDLSGGVIDVDRVKSLLTGATAAATHLEQVRALEQLARGVRIWTESGHADFDTAVITAGAGTPELAAQVGMHTPSEMEHALRLTFRLRAGVENPQCWIDKPFDGVSTYQHENTRGQWAVGAHMPIDDVAWEVGRDHAEKASARVVRNYVASTLDDVDPTEIGRVYCTHPNLGDGFHFLREGGIVAFYGDNLFKMAPFVGKTLAEAIVDGSTPSQADLAH; this is encoded by the coding sequence ATGCGAGTAGCTGTAGTCGGCGGTGGAGTAATCGGACTGGCCACTACCTACTACCTACTCCAGTCGAATCACACCGTGAGGTGCTTCGAGAAGAACCAGCCCATGTCGGAACGCTCACTCGGCTCGTCACGGATATTCCGATTGGCGCACCAAGATCCCGAGCTCGTCGCCATTGCATCGAAATCTCGTGCGCTATTTGCTCAGTGGGAGATGCGTGGGGGGCCGATCGTAAGCGACTGCGGAACGGTTATCAGCGACGAAGAACTGGAGCCCTGGGTATCGAGCATGGCGGCCGCGGGCGCGAAGTATGAGATCGCTTCGTCGTCATCAACAAACACCCTCCGCCTTCCGACCCGGAAGCTCCCCAGCCACGCCCTGCTCGACCTCAGCGGCGGAGTCATCGACGTCGACAGAGTCAAGAGTTTGTTGACTGGCGCAACGGCAGCGGCAACGCACCTCGAGCAAGTCCGTGCTCTCGAACAACTTGCTCGAGGCGTTCGAATCTGGACCGAGAGTGGGCACGCCGATTTCGACACCGCAGTCATCACGGCGGGAGCAGGAACGCCCGAACTCGCGGCGCAAGTTGGTATGCATACACCCAGCGAAATGGAACATGCCTTACGGCTGACATTCCGCTTACGCGCGGGCGTCGAGAATCCTCAGTGCTGGATAGACAAGCCCTTTGACGGAGTCAGCACCTATCAGCACGAGAACACCCGTGGGCAGTGGGCCGTGGGTGCTCACATGCCGATCGATGATGTGGCCTGGGAAGTCGGCCGCGATCACGCGGAGAAAGCCTCGGCCCGCGTTGTCCGCAACTATGTCGCATCAACACTCGATGACGTGGACCCCACCGAGATCGGAAGGGTCTACTGCACACACCCGAACCTGGGAGACGGATTTCATTTCTTACGGGAAGGCGGCATTGTTGCCTTTTACGGTGACAACTTGTTCAAGATGGCACCCTTCGTAGGCAAAACACTCGCCGAAGCGATCGTGGATGGTTCCACCCCATCTCAGGCCGACCTCGCACACTGA